A window from Agrobacterium tumefaciens encodes these proteins:
- a CDS encoding lysophospholipid acyltransferase family protein has translation MLKLRSFLFNTLFYLNLIVRMIVLTPIYFILPRKIAFEIPKNWARSNHWLMKTIVGTTFEIEGLENIPETGCIFAPKHQSFWDTYALLPNLPDPVYILKRELMWIPLFGWYVMKQRMIPVNRAARGKVMLKVMERAKEEMAAGRELIIYPEGTRRPPGAEPEYRYGIARLYRDLQVPVIPVAMHPGLFWPRRSTMRYPGHFKVRILPAIEPGLDPDVFFKRLIEVTEKASDELLLETARNNPHLPLPPTAVKRIAELQGKETTAG, from the coding sequence ATGCTCAAGCTGCGCTCTTTTCTTTTCAATACGCTGTTTTACCTCAATCTGATTGTCCGCATGATTGTGCTGACACCGATCTATTTCATTCTGCCGCGCAAGATCGCCTTCGAAATTCCCAAGAATTGGGCCCGGTCCAACCATTGGCTGATGAAAACCATCGTCGGCACCACTTTCGAAATCGAGGGGCTGGAGAACATTCCGGAAACCGGCTGCATCTTCGCCCCCAAGCATCAATCCTTCTGGGATACCTACGCGCTGCTGCCCAATCTGCCGGACCCCGTCTACATCCTGAAACGGGAACTGATGTGGATTCCGCTGTTCGGCTGGTATGTGATGAAACAGCGCATGATCCCGGTCAACCGCGCCGCGCGCGGCAAGGTGATGCTGAAGGTGATGGAGCGGGCGAAAGAGGAAATGGCCGCAGGCCGCGAACTCATCATCTATCCGGAAGGTACGCGCCGCCCGCCGGGCGCGGAGCCCGAATATCGTTACGGCATCGCAAGGCTTTACCGTGACCTTCAGGTTCCGGTCATTCCCGTCGCCATGCACCCCGGCCTCTTCTGGCCGCGCCGGTCCACCATGCGTTATCCCGGCCATTTCAAGGTGCGTATCCTGCCGGCCATCGAGCCGGGGCTCGACCCCGACGTGTTCTTCAAGCGCCTGATCGAGGTGACGGAAAAGGCGAGCGACGAACTGCTGCTTGAAACAGCCCGCAACAACCCGCATTTGCCGCTGCCGCCGACCGCTGTAAAGCGGATCGCCGAACTTCAGGGCAAGGAAACCACGGCCGGCTGA
- the hpt gene encoding hypoxanthine phosphoribosyltransferase yields the protein MPVVRGKNIEPLYTAEQIAERNRDMAKHIASGPTKDLLVIAVLKGSFIFAADLIRALHDSGLAPEVEFITLSSYGAGTVSQGVRIVKDIDSDVKDRDVLLIDDILESGRTLRFAKELLYERGARHVTIAVLLDKKVKRKEDLEADYVGFECPDYFVVGYGMDVAYAFRELPFVGVVTGDA from the coding sequence ATGCCCGTCGTCCGTGGAAAAAACATCGAGCCGCTTTATACCGCCGAGCAGATCGCCGAGCGCAATCGCGACATGGCCAAGCACATTGCCAGCGGCCCGACCAAGGATTTGCTGGTTATCGCCGTGCTCAAGGGATCGTTCATTTTCGCGGCCGATCTTATCCGCGCGCTGCATGACAGCGGCCTTGCTCCCGAAGTCGAATTCATCACGCTGTCCAGCTATGGGGCCGGCACGGTCTCGCAAGGGGTGAGGATCGTCAAGGATATCGACAGCGACGTGAAGGACCGCGATGTGCTGCTGATCGACGACATTCTCGAATCCGGCCGCACGCTGCGTTTTGCCAAGGAACTGCTTTACGAGCGCGGCGCCCGCCACGTCACCATCGCCGTGCTGCTCGACAAGAAGGTCAAGCGCAAGGAAGATCTGGAGGCCGATTATGTCGGCTTCGAATGTCCTGATTATTTCGTTGTCGGTTACGGCATGGACGTGGCCTATGCCTTCCGCGAACTGCCTTTCGTCGGTGTGGTGACCGGCGACGCCTGA
- the ftsE gene encoding cell division ATP-binding protein FtsE, with the protein MIHFENVGLRYGMGPEILRDMTFDIPKGSFQFLTGPSGAGKTTLLRLLLMSLQPTRGHIRMFNRDVSRIPRSELPMLRRRVGIVFQDFRLLDHLTTYENVALPLRVRGKEESAYRNDVIELLKWVGLGERINVLPAILSGGEKQRAAIARALMDQPEILLADEPTGNVDPPMAKRLLNLFLELNRLGTAVVIATHDFGLMDQINARRMILTEGRLDIYE; encoded by the coding sequence TTGATCCATTTCGAAAATGTCGGGTTGCGTTACGGCATGGGACCCGAAATCCTGAGGGACATGACCTTCGACATTCCCAAGGGTTCATTCCAGTTTCTGACCGGTCCGTCGGGCGCCGGCAAGACCACGCTCCTGCGCCTGCTCCTGATGTCGCTGCAGCCCACGCGCGGCCATATCCGCATGTTCAACCGCGATGTGTCGCGCATTCCGCGCAGCGAGCTGCCGATGCTGCGCCGCCGCGTCGGCATCGTGTTTCAGGATTTCCGGCTGCTCGATCATCTGACGACCTATGAGAATGTCGCCCTGCCGCTGCGCGTGCGCGGCAAGGAAGAAAGCGCTTACCGCAATGATGTGATCGAGCTTCTGAAATGGGTGGGGCTCGGCGAGCGCATCAATGTGCTGCCGGCCATCCTTTCCGGCGGCGAAAAGCAGCGCGCCGCTATTGCCCGCGCGCTGATGGACCAGCCGGAAATATTGCTGGCTGACGAGCCGACCGGCAACGTCGATCCGCCGATGGCCAAACGCCTTCTCAACCTCTTCCTTGAACTCAACCGGCTGGGCACGGCCGTCGTCATCGCCACCCATGATTTCGGACTGATGGACCAGATCAATGCGCGCCGGATGATCCTGACCGAAGGGCGGCTCGATATCTATGAATGA
- a CDS encoding IS110 family transposase produces MIQELLFVGIDVSKARFDIVVHPSGKCWSIGSSPAQIAALIERLQALGQVIVGLEASGGYERRLADSLHAAGLKVYILPPARVRNFARAMGQLAKTDRIDAAVIARYLATVHNSLTPYEPDAARSSLSALAAHRRRLVAEKSGLTSQLDTIEEPLVREMLEVRLRTIATDIATLDRAMRDLLKATPALRKRHDRMCEVTGVGPMLATALLADLPELGTVSSKVIAALVGVAPHARQSGSSNRQGKCSGGRKHLRDIAYMAALSAIKIKDPVLGAFYQRLRSKGKPFKLAIVATIRKLVTILNAIARTDPAFN; encoded by the coding sequence ATGATACAGGAACTTCTCTTCGTCGGCATCGATGTTTCCAAAGCCCGCTTCGATATCGTTGTGCATCCTTCCGGCAAGTGCTGGAGTATAGGCAGTTCACCTGCACAGATCGCGGCTCTCATTGAGCGCCTTCAGGCGCTTGGACAGGTCATCGTTGGGCTGGAGGCATCTGGCGGTTACGAGCGCAGGCTGGCTGACAGTCTGCATGCGGCAGGCCTGAAGGTTTATATCCTGCCGCCCGCAAGGGTTCGCAACTTTGCCAGGGCCATGGGCCAGCTGGCAAAGACCGATAGGATCGACGCCGCCGTGATCGCCCGCTATCTGGCGACGGTACACAATAGTCTCACGCCCTATGAGCCAGACGCTGCCCGCAGCAGCCTCAGCGCTCTGGCGGCTCATAGACGCAGGCTGGTCGCCGAAAAGAGCGGCCTGACGAGCCAGCTCGATACCATCGAAGAGCCGCTGGTGCGTGAGATGCTGGAGGTGCGTCTGCGTACCATCGCCACTGATATCGCCACCCTCGACCGCGCCATGCGCGACCTGCTGAAGGCGACACCCGCCCTGCGAAAACGTCACGACAGGATGTGTGAGGTCACCGGTGTCGGCCCGATGCTAGCCACCGCGCTCCTTGCCGATCTGCCCGAACTTGGCACCGTTTCGTCAAAGGTCATCGCTGCCCTGGTCGGCGTCGCACCGCATGCGCGCCAATCCGGATCCTCCAACCGCCAGGGCAAATGCTCCGGCGGCCGCAAGCATCTGCGCGACATCGCCTACATGGCCGCCCTCAGTGCCATCAAGATAAAAGACCCGGTCCTCGGCGCTTTCTACCAGCGCCTGCGCAGCAAAGGAAAACCCTTCAAGCTGGCCATAGTCGCAACAATCCGAAAACTCGTCACGATCCTCAACGCCATCGCCAGAACAGACCCCGCGTTTAACTGA
- a CDS encoding YdcF family protein gives MDQDQTTARPAQKGLLSRRGRLRRFIRGIILLCVIALGAFSGGFLWFADSVASMRPPEGARGDAIIVLTGGYQRIEQAVGLLRDGVGKRLLISGVNPATTRSQIRKMTQGSSDMFTCCVDMGYKAIDTIGNANEAASWIRDHNYASIVVVTNNYHMHRSLHELRNASPQTEFIAYPVISADLARTNWFVEPDVVRTLLYEYLKFVAAAGRDLTGFGKGDGLRKALTDHAPPKVTAASS, from the coding sequence ATGGACCAGGATCAGACGACGGCGCGGCCGGCCCAAAAGGGCCTGTTGTCGCGGCGTGGTCGTCTGCGCCGTTTTATTCGCGGTATCATCCTGCTCTGCGTCATTGCGCTCGGCGCATTTTCCGGCGGTTTTTTGTGGTTTGCAGATTCCGTTGCCTCCATGCGCCCGCCGGAGGGGGCGAGAGGCGACGCCATCATCGTTCTCACCGGCGGTTATCAGCGCATCGAGCAGGCTGTCGGCCTGCTCAGGGATGGCGTGGGCAAACGGCTGTTGATATCAGGCGTCAACCCGGCCACCACCCGCTCGCAGATCCGCAAGATGACCCAAGGGTCATCTGACATGTTCACCTGCTGCGTGGATATGGGCTACAAGGCGATAGACACGATCGGCAACGCCAATGAAGCGGCAAGCTGGATACGCGATCACAACTATGCCTCCATTGTCGTCGTCACCAATAATTATCACATGCACCGCAGCCTGCATGAATTGCGCAACGCCAGCCCGCAGACGGAATTCATCGCCTATCCCGTCATCAGCGCCGATCTTGCCCGCACCAACTGGTTCGTGGAACCGGATGTGGTGAGAACCCTGCTCTACGAATATCTGAAGTTCGTGGCGGCGGCCGGCCGCGACCTCACCGGCTTCGGCAAGGGCGACGGCCTGCGCAAGGCCCTCACGGATCACGCCCCGCCGAAAGTGACGGCAGCATCGTCTTAA
- a CDS encoding cell division protein FtsX: MNEINRKALKPEAAQPKRPPMRIRPMAPILPPSNIQGNALMVVIAIMAFLACLTLGAVSMVRATAATWQSQISREITIQIKPEDGLDMNTALNKARNLALTFVGTRDGTILDDAATSRLLEPWLGSGLDLSELPIPRLVVITIDESNPPDFQAMRDMLKTEIPQAFLDDHRTWVDRLVSMARTTVMIGVGVLILVFTAMVLTVVFATRGALSGNRHIVEVLHFVGAESSFVAREFQKHFLKISLKGAAAGSALAAAVFLVAGFWQSSTVATPQSDQASALFGSFSVGLGGYLGIAMTMIIIALLTTLTARVTVIRTIDDIDRVRSDPSKSDGLAS; the protein is encoded by the coding sequence ATGAATGAGATCAACCGCAAAGCCTTGAAACCGGAAGCGGCCCAGCCGAAGCGCCCGCCCATGCGCATCCGGCCCATGGCGCCCATCCTGCCGCCCTCCAACATTCAGGGCAATGCGCTGATGGTGGTGATTGCCATCATGGCCTTTCTCGCCTGCCTGACGCTCGGTGCGGTCTCCATGGTGCGTGCCACCGCCGCCACCTGGCAGAGCCAGATTTCCCGCGAAATCACCATCCAGATCAAACCCGAGGACGGGCTGGACATGAATACGGCGCTGAACAAGGCACGTAATCTGGCGCTGACTTTCGTCGGCACCCGTGACGGCACGATCCTCGACGATGCGGCGACATCGCGCCTGCTGGAGCCATGGCTCGGCAGCGGCCTCGACCTCTCCGAACTTCCCATACCGCGCCTCGTCGTCATCACCATCGATGAAAGCAACCCGCCCGATTTCCAGGCTATGCGGGACATGCTGAAGACGGAAATCCCGCAGGCCTTTCTGGACGACCACCGCACCTGGGTCGACAGGCTGGTTTCCATGGCCAGAACCACGGTCATGATCGGCGTCGGCGTGCTCATCCTCGTCTTCACGGCCATGGTGCTGACGGTGGTATTCGCCACGCGCGGCGCGCTTTCCGGCAACCGGCACATCGTCGAGGTGCTGCATTTCGTCGGCGCGGAAAGCAGCTTTGTGGCCCGCGAATTCCAGAAGCACTTTCTGAAGATCAGCCTCAAGGGGGCCGCCGCCGGCAGCGCACTGGCAGCGGCCGTGTTCCTCGTCGCCGGTTTCTGGCAGTCAAGCACCGTCGCCACGCCGCAGAGCGATCAGGCGAGCGCGCTTTTCGGATCGTTTTCGGTCGGTCTCGGCGGTTATCTCGGCATTGCCATGACCATGATCATCATTGCGTTGCTCACAACCCTCACCGCGCGCGTGACAGTCATTCGCACCATCGACGATATCGACCGCGTTCGCTCCGATCCATCGAAAAGCGACGGCCTCGCATCGTGA
- a CDS encoding prephenate/arogenate dehydrogenase family protein, with product MGEIMFERIALIGIGLIGSSIARDISELGLARHVTISTRSEDTLKRAEELALGTDYTVSAAEAVKDADLVIVSVPVGASESVAQQIAPYLKPGAIVTDVGSTKASVIAQMAPHMPDNVHFIPGHPLAGTEKSGPDAGFAGLFRDRWCIFTPLAGTDAAALERLQDFWRALGSRVDEMDAEHHDKVLAIVSHLPHIIAYNIVGTADDLETVTESEVIKYSASGFRDFTRLAASDPTMWRDVCLHNKDAILEMLARFSEDLASLQRAIRWGEGDKLFELFSRTRSIRRSIIEAGQDVDTPDFGRHALDQKK from the coding sequence ATGGGCGAAATCATGTTTGAACGCATCGCGCTGATCGGCATCGGCCTGATCGGCTCGTCGATTGCCCGTGATATCAGCGAACTCGGGCTTGCCCGCCATGTGACGATTTCCACCCGCAGCGAAGACACGCTGAAACGGGCGGAAGAACTGGCGCTCGGCACCGATTACACGGTTTCGGCGGCGGAGGCGGTGAAAGATGCCGATCTCGTCATCGTTTCGGTGCCCGTCGGTGCTTCGGAAAGCGTGGCGCAACAGATCGCCCCGTATCTGAAGCCGGGCGCCATCGTCACCGATGTCGGCTCCACCAAGGCTTCGGTCATCGCGCAGATGGCCCCGCATATGCCTGACAACGTGCATTTCATTCCCGGCCATCCGCTGGCGGGCACGGAAAAATCCGGCCCGGATGCCGGTTTTGCCGGCCTCTTCCGCGATCGCTGGTGCATCTTCACGCCGCTGGCGGGCACGGATGCCGCAGCGCTGGAAAGGCTGCAGGATTTCTGGCGGGCGCTCGGTTCGCGCGTGGATGAAATGGATGCCGAACACCACGACAAGGTTCTGGCGATCGTTTCGCATCTGCCGCACATCATCGCCTATAATATCGTTGGCACCGCGGATGATTTGGAGACTGTGACCGAATCGGAAGTCATCAAATATTCCGCTTCCGGTTTCCGTGACTTCACGCGTCTCGCGGCTTCCGATCCCACCATGTGGCGCGATGTCTGCCTGCATAACAAGGATGCCATCCTCGAAATGCTGGCGCGGTTTTCCGAAGACCTTGCCTCCCTGCAAAGGGCGATCCGCTGGGGAGAGGGCGACAAGCTGTTCGAACTGTTTTCCCGCACCCGCTCCATCCGCCGCTCCATCATCGAGGCCGGTCAGGACGTCGATACGCCTGACTTCGGCCGTCACGCGCTGGATCAGAAGAAGTAA
- a CDS encoding gamma-glutamylcyclotransferase yields the protein MDDFWVFGYGSLMWNPGFAFEERQQARLHGYRRSLCISSNFYRGTEEKPGLVLGLERGGSCLGVAFRVRGADHDPVMAYLRERELVTNVYKERVVSIALANGRRGSAVTYVADPAHEQYIGGLGVAESAVIIAAATGRSGPNTDYVFNTVQHLQEMGIRDSLLESIAASVGTLSAQPAVVSLP from the coding sequence ATGGACGATTTTTGGGTCTTTGGCTACGGTTCGTTGATGTGGAACCCCGGCTTCGCTTTCGAGGAGAGACAGCAGGCACGGCTGCACGGCTATAGGCGCTCGCTCTGCATCAGCTCCAACTTTTACAGAGGTACGGAGGAAAAGCCTGGCCTCGTTCTCGGCCTGGAGCGCGGCGGCTCCTGCCTTGGTGTCGCCTTCCGCGTGCGCGGAGCGGACCACGATCCCGTCATGGCCTATCTGCGCGAGCGCGAACTGGTGACGAATGTCTACAAGGAGCGGGTGGTTTCCATTGCGCTCGCCAATGGCCGACGCGGCAGTGCGGTGACCTATGTGGCCGATCCCGCACATGAGCAATATATCGGCGGTCTCGGTGTTGCCGAATCGGCTGTCATCATCGCGGCCGCGACCGGGCGCTCCGGGCCGAACACGGACTATGTGTTCAACACCGTGCAGCATCTGCAGGAGATGGGCATTCGCGACTCACTGCTCGAAAGCATCGCCGCGAGCGTCGGTACGCTTTCGGCTCAGCCGGCCGTGGTTTCCTTGCCCTGA
- a CDS encoding DUF2125 domain-containing protein — protein MAASSQSGTAKKFLWLAIAVAVVIGLYTAGWFYAAERLKQTVLNVISPSQARSVSGECGDISFKGYPFRIGLFCSKVTVDDSENGVSASFGELRSAAQVYNPGHIVWELDSPAEIRSAHGLTISAAWKNMQSSIVTKLKGIDRSSLVIDGLKAQAVSSITGQTIDFDAVKTEMHLRQNGADLDGAITLTDSATVIKDWPQVLPRLDAIIDVTLAGKAGMVDGSDKSGLYGTSGELRRLVADIGEGRTMRISGPFAFDNEGYLSGKFKLEIEKLGAWSDNAKQAFPQLQSTIDTARKLLGALAGGGDRASVDLVVDRGRATVSGFIPLGKIPPI, from the coding sequence ATGGCAGCGTCAAGCCAATCCGGCACGGCCAAAAAATTCCTCTGGCTCGCCATCGCCGTCGCGGTGGTTATCGGACTTTACACCGCCGGGTGGTTTTACGCCGCAGAGCGGCTGAAGCAGACGGTGCTGAATGTCATCTCCCCCTCGCAGGCCCGCAGCGTCAGCGGCGAATGCGGCGATATCTCCTTCAAGGGTTATCCCTTCCGCATCGGCCTTTTCTGCTCCAAGGTGACGGTGGACGACAGCGAAAACGGTGTTTCCGCTTCTTTTGGGGAACTTCGCTCGGCGGCGCAGGTCTATAATCCCGGCCACATCGTCTGGGAACTCGATTCGCCCGCGGAAATTCGCTCGGCCCACGGCCTGACAATTTCGGCTGCCTGGAAGAACATGCAGTCCAGCATCGTCACCAAGCTGAAGGGCATCGACCGCAGCTCGCTCGTCATCGACGGGTTGAAGGCGCAGGCGGTTTCCTCCATCACCGGCCAGACCATCGACTTCGATGCCGTCAAGACGGAAATGCATCTGCGTCAGAACGGCGCCGATCTCGACGGCGCGATTACGCTCACCGATTCGGCAACCGTCATCAAGGACTGGCCGCAGGTTCTTCCCCGCCTCGACGCCATCATTGACGTCACGCTCGCGGGCAAGGCAGGCATGGTGGATGGCAGCGATAAATCCGGCCTTTATGGCACAAGCGGCGAGCTTCGCCGGCTGGTGGCCGATATTGGCGAGGGCCGCACCATGCGCATCAGCGGCCCCTTCGCCTTCGACAATGAGGGTTATCTCTCCGGAAAGTTCAAGCTGGAAATCGAAAAGCTCGGCGCATGGTCGGACAATGCCAAACAGGCGTTTCCGCAGCTGCAATCCACCATCGACACCGCCCGCAAGCTGCTCGGCGCGCTCGCCGGCGGCGGAGACAGGGCATCCGTCGACCTCGTGGTGGATCGCGGCCGCGCCACTGTCAGCGGCTTCATTCCGCTGGGCAAGATTCCGCCGATCTGA
- a CDS encoding TIGR02302 family protein: protein MTTAGEESTGRKRPTGAFAQRPDLARRVAAKRFFAKIVLLSEKIAPKTLWPLSIAAVFLALAWFGLYRHMPDFLRLGIVFVLIFSFIATLLPILRLKWPADHDASRLLEDRNGLAHQPVGVQEDEPAFDTPFSRTLWKEHQIRMAERIAALNAGLPKPDIARYDRLALRAIPALLLVTAFGFSYSNGAGTVADAFRSQPAAGPLNPDIRLDAWVTPPAYTARAPIFLTGRDAGGRDAVSVPQSSKLTIRMTGGDGGEEVTFEPEMAGALQKLAPEAARADSTSGDVAVQTPVRSADQPVAPRTFAMDVTESGMITANGEQWVFNVIPDQPPSIAFDNMPRRAVNGALEIGFTAKDDYGLKEAHAIIEPIGVAEGATALYPPPEFKLDLPRQNNREIKGLTSRNLTEHPMAGKRVRITLVATDGAGQTGRSPAHEMVLPGRNFAEPLAAAIAEQRQIFSLDARQMPKAIAYNEAVGLRPEETIPNTTHYLLLQSAQTRMRLAYNEEMLKNTADYLWEIALGIEDGDLSQAERRLRDAQNALSEALQRNASDEEVAKLMQELREAMQQFMSELAQRMQNAPQANMNNQAQNVLRQRDLENMMNQIENLARSGNRDAAQEMLSQLQRMMNNLQAGRPQRQGQQGQQQSSKMRQQIDKLGEILQQQQKLMDETFKLDQALRDRMQRGDPQQGGESEDDQQMGENGQPPQQGQQGQQGEQGQNGQQGGQQPSDQMTAEQLREALKNLRAQQDALGKQLGELQQGLRDLGMEPGENFGKAQQEMQGAGEALGKGQGEQAVEGQGNALNALRQGAQDMMGQIMQAMRQQGQQPGQGQEGMAGQGGQNGRDPLGRPRSTTGPDFGDQVKVPDEIDVQRAREILEAIREKLGNNPPGEVERRYLERLLDIR from the coding sequence ATGACCACAGCGGGAGAGGAAAGCACAGGCAGAAAGCGCCCGACCGGCGCGTTCGCGCAGCGGCCGGACCTTGCCCGGCGGGTTGCGGCCAAGCGCTTCTTCGCAAAAATCGTGCTGCTCTCGGAGAAAATTGCGCCGAAAACGCTGTGGCCTCTCTCCATTGCCGCCGTGTTTCTGGCGCTTGCATGGTTCGGCCTTTACCGGCACATGCCGGATTTTCTGCGGCTCGGCATCGTTTTCGTTCTGATTTTCAGTTTCATTGCCACGCTCTTGCCGATCCTGCGGCTGAAGTGGCCAGCGGATCATGACGCCTCCCGCCTTCTTGAAGATCGCAACGGATTGGCGCACCAGCCGGTCGGCGTGCAGGAAGACGAGCCCGCCTTCGACACGCCTTTTTCCCGCACACTCTGGAAAGAACACCAGATCCGCATGGCGGAGCGCATTGCCGCACTCAATGCCGGCCTGCCGAAACCCGATATCGCCCGTTATGACCGTCTGGCGTTGCGCGCCATTCCCGCGCTGCTCCTGGTCACTGCTTTCGGTTTTTCCTATTCGAACGGCGCAGGCACGGTTGCCGATGCGTTCCGCAGCCAGCCAGCCGCCGGTCCGCTCAACCCTGATATCCGTCTCGATGCCTGGGTCACTCCGCCTGCCTATACCGCCCGCGCGCCGATTTTCCTAACCGGACGTGATGCGGGCGGCCGCGACGCCGTTTCCGTGCCGCAATCCTCCAAGCTGACGATCCGCATGACTGGCGGCGATGGCGGCGAGGAAGTGACATTCGAGCCGGAAATGGCGGGCGCATTGCAGAAGCTTGCGCCCGAAGCGGCACGGGCCGACAGTACAAGCGGCGACGTCGCCGTTCAAACGCCGGTTCGTTCGGCGGATCAGCCCGTCGCGCCGCGCACTTTCGCCATGGATGTTACCGAAAGCGGCATGATCACCGCCAACGGTGAACAATGGGTCTTCAACGTCATCCCCGACCAGCCGCCCAGCATCGCCTTCGACAATATGCCGCGTCGCGCCGTCAATGGCGCGCTGGAAATCGGCTTCACTGCCAAGGACGATTATGGCCTGAAGGAAGCCCATGCCATCATCGAGCCCATCGGCGTGGCGGAAGGTGCGACAGCGCTTTACCCGCCGCCGGAATTCAAGCTCGATCTGCCGCGGCAGAACAATCGCGAGATCAAGGGCCTAACCAGCCGCAACCTGACCGAGCACCCGATGGCCGGGAAACGTGTGCGCATCACGCTTGTCGCGACTGACGGCGCCGGCCAGACCGGCCGCAGCCCCGCGCATGAAATGGTGCTGCCGGGCCGCAACTTCGCCGAACCACTGGCGGCTGCCATCGCCGAACAGCGGCAGATTTTCTCGCTAGACGCGCGCCAGATGCCGAAGGCGATCGCCTATAACGAGGCGGTGGGCCTGCGTCCGGAAGAGACCATTCCCAACACCACGCATTATCTCCTGCTGCAATCAGCACAGACGCGGATGCGGCTCGCTTATAATGAGGAGATGCTGAAGAACACGGCCGATTATCTCTGGGAAATCGCGCTCGGCATTGAGGACGGTGATCTTTCGCAGGCCGAAAGACGTCTGCGCGATGCGCAGAACGCGCTCTCCGAGGCCCTGCAGCGCAATGCATCCGATGAGGAAGTTGCCAAATTGATGCAGGAACTGCGCGAAGCCATGCAGCAATTCATGAGCGAGCTGGCACAGCGTATGCAGAACGCGCCGCAGGCCAACATGAACAATCAGGCCCAGAACGTGCTGCGTCAACGCGATCTGGAAAACATGATGAACCAGATCGAGAACCTTGCCCGTTCCGGCAACCGCGATGCGGCGCAGGAAATGCTCTCGCAGCTGCAGCGCATGATGAACAATCTGCAGGCTGGCCGCCCGCAACGTCAGGGCCAGCAGGGGCAGCAGCAGAGCAGCAAGATGCGCCAGCAGATCGACAAGCTGGGCGAAATCCTGCAACAGCAGCAGAAGCTGATGGACGAGACCTTCAAGCTCGACCAGGCACTTCGAGACCGCATGCAGCGCGGCGACCCCCAGCAGGGCGGTGAAAGCGAAGATGACCAGCAGATGGGCGAAAACGGCCAGCCGCCGCAGCAGGGTCAGCAAGGCCAGCAAGGCGAACAGGGTCAAAATGGTCAGCAGGGTGGACAACAGCCGAGCGACCAGATGACTGCTGAACAGCTACGCGAGGCGCTGAAAAACCTGCGGGCGCAGCAGGATGCGCTCGGCAAGCAGCTCGGCGAGCTACAGCAGGGCCTTCGTGATCTGGGCATGGAACCGGGAGAAAACTTTGGCAAGGCGCAGCAGGAGATGCAGGGCGCCGGTGAAGCGCTCGGCAAGGGCCAGGGCGAACAGGCCGTCGAAGGCCAGGGCAATGCACTGAATGCGCTGCGACAGGGCGCGCAGGACATGATGGGCCAGATCATGCAGGCCATGCGCCAGCAGGGCCAGCAGCCTGGTCAGGGGCAGGAAGGCATGGCCGGCCAGGGCGGACAGAACGGCCGTGACCCACTCGGCCGGCCGCGCAGCACCACCGGGCCGGACTTCGGCGATCAGGTGAAGGTGCCTGATGAGATCGACGTGCAGCGCGCCCGTGAAATTCTCGAGGCTATCAGGGAAAAACTCGGTAACAATCCGCCGGGTGAAGTGGAACGACGTTATCTGGAGCGGTTGCTGGATATACGGTGA
- a CDS encoding response regulator, translated as MAKILITEDEDALRAFVARALRLDGHETHEAADGEQGLEKLQETSFDLLLSDIRMPVMDGIELAHRAAESFPAMRILLMTGYAEQRERADDLAEKIVDVVSKPFALPDIRKAVARALAA; from the coding sequence ATGGCGAAAATTCTGATTACCGAAGACGAGGATGCATTGCGGGCTTTCGTCGCCCGCGCCCTGCGTCTCGACGGTCACGAGACCCATGAGGCGGCTGACGGCGAGCAGGGGCTGGAAAAACTCCAGGAGACCAGTTTCGATCTTCTTCTTTCGGATATCCGCATGCCGGTCATGGATGGCATCGAGCTGGCGCACCGCGCCGCCGAAAGCTTCCCGGCCATGCGCATTTTGCTGATGACGGGTTACGCCGAGCAGCGCGAACGCGCGGATGATCTGGCGGAGAAGATCGTGGATGTGGTTTCCAAACCCTTTGCGCTTCCGGATATTCGCAAGGCTGTGGCGCGGGCGCTGGCGGCTTGA